From the genome of Labrus bergylta chromosome 4, fLabBer1.1, whole genome shotgun sequence, one region includes:
- the wdr47a gene encoding WD repeat-containing protein 47 isoform X2, translating to MTAEETINVKEVEIIKVILDFLNSRKLHISMLALEKESGVINGLYSDDMLFLRQLVLDGQWDEVLQFIQPLECMDKFDGKRFRYIILKQKFLEALCVNNAISAEDEPLHLEFTMQEAVKGLHALEEFCPSKDDYSKLCLLLTLPRLTNHAEFKDWNPSTARVQCFEEACTMVAEFIPADRKLSEAGFKASRDRLFQLLLKGVLYECCVEFCQSKATGEEITESEVLMGVDMLCGNGCDDLDLSLLSWMQNLAHTVFSCAFEQKQLNIHVDRLVKPAKTGYADLLTPLISKLSPYPSSPLRRPQSADTYMSRSLNPALDGLSYGLSGQDKRASGGEVAPGKGVSPMSHSFANFHYPGAGAPNLSRSLMMESSDCHSIFEESPETSRTDTPVDKMLSSGGAQNLRPAPAPGEEAPPAGTADGNELRDSTEKYEEFYRQRLRVQQHLEQKQQQRQLYQQMLLEGGVQQDPPPSDMQNSLTEKFLNRSIQKLEELNVGMENMGEEVKSLAQQCNGNGNPPTSEDNNNPPSGTPEHNSTRGGGVLSSTPQHTVGGRAVQPPDESPVISQSEQKNKGQQEDSPSSLTRSKEGEKTKDLFVPVHTLEDTQAVRAVAFHPSGALYAVGSNSKTLRVCAYPETIDPSTGPIKQPVVRFKRNKHHKGSIYCVAWSHCGQLLATGSNDKYVKVVPFSAETSNATGPDLEFSMHDGTIRDLAFMEGPESGGAILISAGAGDCNIYTTDCQRGQGLHALSGHTGHILSLYTWGGWMIASGSQDKTVRFWDLRVPSCVRVVGTAFHGSGSPVATVAVDPSGRLLATGQEDSACMLYDIRGGRTVQVYRPHSSDVRSVRFSPGAHYLLTGSYDTKVMVTNLQGDLTKQLPVTVVGEHGDKVIQCRWHTQDLSFLSSSADRTVTLWTHNP from the exons ATGACAGCGGAGGAAACCATTAATGTGAAGGAGGTGGAGATCATCAAGGTGATCCTGGACTTTCTCAACTCCAGAAAGTTGCACATCAGCATGCTGGCTCTGGAGAAGGAGAGCGGCGTCATCAATGGGCTCTACTCAGACGACATGCTCTTCCTCAG GCAACTGGTTCTTGATGGTCAATGGGATGAGGTCTTGCAGTTCATTCAGCCTTTAGAGTGCATGGATAAGTTTGACGGAAAAAG GTTTCGTTACATCATCCTCAAGCAGAAGTTTCTGGAGGCTCTGTGTGTGAACAACGCCATATCTGCAGAGGATGAGCCCCTGCAT cTGGAGTTCACCATGCAGGAAGCAGTCAAGGGTCTCCATGCCCTGGAGGAGTTCTGTCCCTCTAAAGACGACTACAGCAAACTGTGTCTGCTCCTCACGCTGCCTCGCCTCACAAACCACGCCGAGTTCAAG GATTGGAACCCGAGCACGGCGAGGGTGCAGTGCTTTGAGGAGGCGTGCACTATGGTAGCAGAGTTCATCCCTGCTGACAGGAAGTTGAGTGAGGCTGGCTTCAAGGCCAGCAGGGACAGACTCTTCCAGCTGCTCCTCAAAGGAGTCCTCTATGAGTGCTGTGTGGAGTTCTGCCAG AGTAAGGCGACAGGTGAGGAGATCACAGAGAGCGAGGTGCTCATGGGTGTCGACATGCTTTGCGGTAACGGCTGCGACGACCTGGACCTCTCCCTGCTCTCCTGGATGCAGAATCTCGCCCACACCGTTTTCTCCTGCGCCTTCGAACAGAAGCAACTTAACATCCACGTGGACCGCTTGGTCAAGCCTGCAAAGACTGGCTACGCCGACCTCCTCACCCCGCTCATCAGTAAACTGTCTCCATACCCCTCCTCCCCGCTCCGACGCCCACAGTCTGCTGATACCTACATGTCCCGCTCCTTGAACCCAGCACTGGACGGGTTGTCTTACGGGCTGTCCGGTCAGGATAAGAGAGCAAGTGGTGGGGAGGTGGCCCCGGGTAAAGGCGTTTCTCCCATGTCTCACTCGTTTGCAAACTTCCACTACCCCGGAGCGGGCGCACCGAACCTGAGCAGGAGTCTGATGATGGAGAGCTCCGACTGCCACAGCATCTTTGAGGAATCCCCTGAAAC GTCAAGGACAGACACACCTGTAGATAAGATGCTGAGTTCAGGTGGAGCTCAGAATCTTCGTCCTGCCCCAGCCCCGGGCGAGGAGGCTCCTCCGGCTGGCACTGCTGATGGGAACGAG CTTCGCGACTCAACAGAGAAGTACGAGGAGTTCTATCGGCAGCGTCTTCGTGTGCAGCAGCACCTggagcagaagcagcagcagaggcaaTTGTACCAACAGATGCTGCTGGAGGGCGGGGTCCAGCAGGATCCTCCGCCCAGCGACATGCAGAACAGCCTGACGGAGAAGTTTCTCAACAG GTCTATCCAGAAGCTGGAGGAGCTCAACGTTGGGATGGAGAACATGGGGGAAGAGGTGAAATCTCTGGCCCAGCAGTGTAATGGCAACGGGAACCCACCCACCTCTGAGGACAATAACAACCCTCCATCTGGGACTCCCGAGCACAACAGTACCCGAGGGGGAGGGGTGCTCAGCAGCACCCCACAACACACAGTGGGGGGGCGTGCAGTCCAGCCCCCTGATGAGTCCCCGGTCATCTCACAGAG tgagcagaaaaacaaaggtCAACAAGAAGACTCTCCGAGCTCTTTAACCAGAAGTAAAGAG GGTGAGAAGACAAAAGACCTGTTTGTACCTGTGCATACCCTGGAAGACACTCAGGCTGTTCGAGCTGTCGCCTTTCACCCGTCTGGAGCGCTCTACGCTGTGGGATCCAACTCCAAAACTCTACGCGTCTGCGCTTATCCAGAAACTATAGACCCAAG TACAGGTCCAATAAAACAGCCGGTTGTCCGCTTCAAGAGGAACAAACACCACAAAGGATCAATCTACTGTGTGGCTTGGAGTCACTGTGGACAGCTGCTGGCAACAGGCTCCAACGACAAATATGTCAAAGTGGTTCCTTTTAGTGCTGAGACGAGCAACGCTACAG GTCCAGACCTGGAGTTCAGCATGCATGACGGCACCATCAGAGACCTGGCCTTCATGGAGGGTCCAGAGAGCGGAGGAGCCATCTTGATCAGCGCTGGAGCTGGAGACTGTAACATCTACACCACCGACTGTCAGAGAGGACAGGGTCTGCACGCCCTCAGCGGACACACAG gtCACATTCTGTCTCTGTACACATGGGGAGGCTGGATGATCGCCTCAGGCTCTCAAGACAAGACTGTGCGTTTCTGGGACCTCAGGGTGCCCAGCTGTGTTAGAGTAGTGGGGACTGCTTTCCATGGCTCAG gcaGTCCTGTTGCCACAGTAGCAGTCGATCCAAGTGGCCGTCTCCTAGCAACAGGACAGGAAGACAGTGCATGCATGCTGTATGACATCAGAGGAGGACGAACTGTCCAGGTGTACCGGCCACACAGCAGCGATGTGCGCTCTGTCAGGTTCTCCCCCGGTGCACACTACCTGCTCACCGGCTCCTACGACACAAAGGTCATGGTCACCAACCTCCAAG GTGACCTGACCAAACAGCTGCCTGTGACTGTGGTGGGAGAGCACGGCGACAAGGTGATTCAGTGTCGATGGCACACGCAGGACCTGTCCTTCctttcatcctcagctgacCGCACTGTCACACTCTGGACACACAACccgtaa
- the wdr47a gene encoding WD repeat-containing protein 47 isoform X1, translating to MTAEETINVKEVEIIKVILDFLNSRKLHISMLALEKESGVINGLYSDDMLFLRQLVLDGQWDEVLQFIQPLECMDKFDGKRFRYIILKQKFLEALCVNNAISAEDEPLHLEFTMQEAVKGLHALEEFCPSKDDYSKLCLLLTLPRLTNHAEFKDWNPSTARVQCFEEACTMVAEFIPADRKLSEAGFKASRDRLFQLLLKGVLYECCVEFCQSKATGEEITESEVLMGVDMLCGNGCDDLDLSLLSWMQNLAHTVFSCAFEQKQLNIHVDRLVKPAKTGYADLLTPLISKLSPYPSSPLRRPQSADTYMSRSLNPALDGLSYGLSGQDKRASGGEVAPGKGVSPMSHSFANFHYPGAGAPNLSRSLMMESSDCHSIFEESPETSRTDTPVDKMLSSGGAQNLRPAPAPGEEAPPAGTADGNELRDSTEKYEEFYRQRLRVQQHLEQKQQQRQLYQQMLLEGGVQQDPPPSDMQNSLTEKFLNRSIQKLEELNVGMENMGEEVKSLAQQCNGNGNPPTSEDNNNPPSGTPEHNSTRGGGVLSSTPQHTVGGRAVQPPDESPVISQSEQKNKGQQEDSPSSLTRSKEGEKTKDLFVPVHTLEDTQAVRAVAFHPSGALYAVGSNSKTLRVCAYPETIDPSSTGPIKQPVVRFKRNKHHKGSIYCVAWSHCGQLLATGSNDKYVKVVPFSAETSNATGPDLEFSMHDGTIRDLAFMEGPESGGAILISAGAGDCNIYTTDCQRGQGLHALSGHTGHILSLYTWGGWMIASGSQDKTVRFWDLRVPSCVRVVGTAFHGSGSPVATVAVDPSGRLLATGQEDSACMLYDIRGGRTVQVYRPHSSDVRSVRFSPGAHYLLTGSYDTKVMVTNLQGDLTKQLPVTVVGEHGDKVIQCRWHTQDLSFLSSSADRTVTLWTHNP from the exons ATGACAGCGGAGGAAACCATTAATGTGAAGGAGGTGGAGATCATCAAGGTGATCCTGGACTTTCTCAACTCCAGAAAGTTGCACATCAGCATGCTGGCTCTGGAGAAGGAGAGCGGCGTCATCAATGGGCTCTACTCAGACGACATGCTCTTCCTCAG GCAACTGGTTCTTGATGGTCAATGGGATGAGGTCTTGCAGTTCATTCAGCCTTTAGAGTGCATGGATAAGTTTGACGGAAAAAG GTTTCGTTACATCATCCTCAAGCAGAAGTTTCTGGAGGCTCTGTGTGTGAACAACGCCATATCTGCAGAGGATGAGCCCCTGCAT cTGGAGTTCACCATGCAGGAAGCAGTCAAGGGTCTCCATGCCCTGGAGGAGTTCTGTCCCTCTAAAGACGACTACAGCAAACTGTGTCTGCTCCTCACGCTGCCTCGCCTCACAAACCACGCCGAGTTCAAG GATTGGAACCCGAGCACGGCGAGGGTGCAGTGCTTTGAGGAGGCGTGCACTATGGTAGCAGAGTTCATCCCTGCTGACAGGAAGTTGAGTGAGGCTGGCTTCAAGGCCAGCAGGGACAGACTCTTCCAGCTGCTCCTCAAAGGAGTCCTCTATGAGTGCTGTGTGGAGTTCTGCCAG AGTAAGGCGACAGGTGAGGAGATCACAGAGAGCGAGGTGCTCATGGGTGTCGACATGCTTTGCGGTAACGGCTGCGACGACCTGGACCTCTCCCTGCTCTCCTGGATGCAGAATCTCGCCCACACCGTTTTCTCCTGCGCCTTCGAACAGAAGCAACTTAACATCCACGTGGACCGCTTGGTCAAGCCTGCAAAGACTGGCTACGCCGACCTCCTCACCCCGCTCATCAGTAAACTGTCTCCATACCCCTCCTCCCCGCTCCGACGCCCACAGTCTGCTGATACCTACATGTCCCGCTCCTTGAACCCAGCACTGGACGGGTTGTCTTACGGGCTGTCCGGTCAGGATAAGAGAGCAAGTGGTGGGGAGGTGGCCCCGGGTAAAGGCGTTTCTCCCATGTCTCACTCGTTTGCAAACTTCCACTACCCCGGAGCGGGCGCACCGAACCTGAGCAGGAGTCTGATGATGGAGAGCTCCGACTGCCACAGCATCTTTGAGGAATCCCCTGAAAC GTCAAGGACAGACACACCTGTAGATAAGATGCTGAGTTCAGGTGGAGCTCAGAATCTTCGTCCTGCCCCAGCCCCGGGCGAGGAGGCTCCTCCGGCTGGCACTGCTGATGGGAACGAG CTTCGCGACTCAACAGAGAAGTACGAGGAGTTCTATCGGCAGCGTCTTCGTGTGCAGCAGCACCTggagcagaagcagcagcagaggcaaTTGTACCAACAGATGCTGCTGGAGGGCGGGGTCCAGCAGGATCCTCCGCCCAGCGACATGCAGAACAGCCTGACGGAGAAGTTTCTCAACAG GTCTATCCAGAAGCTGGAGGAGCTCAACGTTGGGATGGAGAACATGGGGGAAGAGGTGAAATCTCTGGCCCAGCAGTGTAATGGCAACGGGAACCCACCCACCTCTGAGGACAATAACAACCCTCCATCTGGGACTCCCGAGCACAACAGTACCCGAGGGGGAGGGGTGCTCAGCAGCACCCCACAACACACAGTGGGGGGGCGTGCAGTCCAGCCCCCTGATGAGTCCCCGGTCATCTCACAGAG tgagcagaaaaacaaaggtCAACAAGAAGACTCTCCGAGCTCTTTAACCAGAAGTAAAGAG GGTGAGAAGACAAAAGACCTGTTTGTACCTGTGCATACCCTGGAAGACACTCAGGCTGTTCGAGCTGTCGCCTTTCACCCGTCTGGAGCGCTCTACGCTGTGGGATCCAACTCCAAAACTCTACGCGTCTGCGCTTATCCAGAAACTATAGACCCAAG CAGTACAGGTCCAATAAAACAGCCGGTTGTCCGCTTCAAGAGGAACAAACACCACAAAGGATCAATCTACTGTGTGGCTTGGAGTCACTGTGGACAGCTGCTGGCAACAGGCTCCAACGACAAATATGTCAAAGTGGTTCCTTTTAGTGCTGAGACGAGCAACGCTACAG GTCCAGACCTGGAGTTCAGCATGCATGACGGCACCATCAGAGACCTGGCCTTCATGGAGGGTCCAGAGAGCGGAGGAGCCATCTTGATCAGCGCTGGAGCTGGAGACTGTAACATCTACACCACCGACTGTCAGAGAGGACAGGGTCTGCACGCCCTCAGCGGACACACAG gtCACATTCTGTCTCTGTACACATGGGGAGGCTGGATGATCGCCTCAGGCTCTCAAGACAAGACTGTGCGTTTCTGGGACCTCAGGGTGCCCAGCTGTGTTAGAGTAGTGGGGACTGCTTTCCATGGCTCAG gcaGTCCTGTTGCCACAGTAGCAGTCGATCCAAGTGGCCGTCTCCTAGCAACAGGACAGGAAGACAGTGCATGCATGCTGTATGACATCAGAGGAGGACGAACTGTCCAGGTGTACCGGCCACACAGCAGCGATGTGCGCTCTGTCAGGTTCTCCCCCGGTGCACACTACCTGCTCACCGGCTCCTACGACACAAAGGTCATGGTCACCAACCTCCAAG GTGACCTGACCAAACAGCTGCCTGTGACTGTGGTGGGAGAGCACGGCGACAAGGTGATTCAGTGTCGATGGCACACGCAGGACCTGTCCTTCctttcatcctcagctgacCGCACTGTCACACTCTGGACACACAACccgtaa
- the gpsm2 gene encoding G-protein-signaling modulator 2: MDTSGSVVSTGAEEQSFHVRYRMEVSCLELALEGERLCKVGDYRAGVSFFEAAIQVGTEDLQVLSAIYSQLGNAYFHLHDYAKALEFHRHDLTLTRTINDLPGEAKASGNLGNTLKVLGRFDEAVVCCQRHLDIARDINDKVGQARALYNFGNVYHAKGKSICWSGAEPGDFPEEVMTALRKAAEYYEANLAIVKELGDRAAQGRTYGNLGNTHYLLGNFGKAVASHDQRLLIAKEFGDRSAERRAYCNLGNAYIFLGDFEVAAEHYKRTLQLARQLKDRAVEAQACYSLGNTYTLLQDYERAIDYHLKHLIIAQDLNDRIGEGRACWSLGNAHTALGNHDQAMHFAEKHLDICKETGDRSGELTARMNVSDLQTVLGLSYSTNNSTMSENKDIDYNLHGARPRMSRRHSMENLELMKLTPDKINGQKWNSDILTKQSKPSLAKASSKLFFVNRLRGKKYKTGGSNKVLQDTSNTLDTSQSLAQGPQKRLSPDTLGDEGFFDLLSRFQSNRMDDQRCSIQDKGSRLSLNSGPESPSTAIRKSKSESGNVSGIPGRRLEESSAAGGSLPGLRLHQNSHQAVLSHLMANADNTEPDDNFFDMLVKCQGSRLDDQRCAPPPPPVRGPTVPDEDFFSLIMRSQAKRMDEQRVTLPSASNATARPDSN, translated from the exons ATGGATACaagtggctcagtggttagcaCAGGAGCTGAGGAGCAGTCCTTTCATGTCCGCTACAG GATGGAGGTGTCCTGCCTGGAACTGGCGTTGGAGGGTGAGCGGCTCTGTAAGGTGGGCGACTACAGGGCAGGGGTCTCCTTCTTTGAGGCTGCCATCCAGGTGGGCACGGAGGACCTGCAGGTGCTCAGTGCCATCTACAGCCAGCTTGGGAATGCCTACTTCCATTTGCACGACTACGCCAAGGCCCTGGAGTTCCACCGGCACGACCTCACACTCACCAG GACAATTAATGACCTGCCTGGAGAGGCCAAAGCAAGTGGAAACCTGGGCAACACGTTGAAGGTGCTGGGGCGGTTTGACGAGGCTGTGGTTTGCTGTCAGAGACACTTGGACATAGCAAGAGACATCAATGACAAG GTGGGTCAGGCGCGAGCTCTTTATAACTTTGGAAACGTGTACCATGCTAAAGGAAAAAGTATTTGTTGGAGTGGAGCCGAGCCCGGAGATTTCCCAGAGGAGGTCATGACAGCACTGAGGAAGGCGGCAGAGTACTACGA ggCAAACTTGGCGATAGTAAAGGAGCTCGGGGATAGAGCTGCACAGGGTCGAACATATGGCAACCTCGGCAACACACACTACTTGTTGGGGAACTTTGGTAAAGCTGTAGCTTCTCACGATCAG CGCTTGCTCATAGCTAAGGAGTTTGGCGACCGCTCGGCAGAGAGACGGGCTTACTGCAACCTAGGGAACGCCTACAtctttttgggggattttgaAGTGGCAGCTGAGCATTATAA gagGACTCTGCAGCTGGCGAGGCAGCTAAAGGACCGAGCTGTGGAGGCTCAGGCCTGCTACAGTCTAGGTAACACCTACACACTGCTCCAGGATTATGAACGAGCCATAGACTACCACCTGAAACACCTCATCATAGCTCAGGACCTCAATGACAG GATCGGAGAGGGCCGTGCATGTTGGAGCCTTGGAAACGCTCACACTGCGCTGGGGAACCACGACCAGGCCATGCACTTTGCTGAGAAACACCTGGACATCTGTAAAGAG ACTGGAGACAGGAGCGGGGAGCTGACAGCTCGTATGAATGTATCTGATCTCCAGACGGTTCTGGGTCTGAGTTATAGCACAAATAACTCCACAATGTCAGAGAATAAGGACATAGACTACAACCTGCATG gaGCAAGGCCCAGGATGAGCCGAAGACACAGCATGGAGAACCTTGAGCTGATGAAACTCACTCCAGACAAGATAAAT GGTCAGAAGTGGAACAGTGACATCCTGACCAAACAATCCAAACCCTCCCTGGCTAAGGCCTCCTCCAAGCTGTTCTTCGTCAACCGTCTGCGTGGGAAGAAGTACAAGACTGGTGGCTCCAATAAAGTCCTCCAGGACACCAGCAACACCCTGGACACGAGCCAGAGTCTCGCACAGGGACCACAGAAG cgaCTCAGTCCCGACACACTTGGTGACGAGGGATTCTTTGATCTGTTGAGCCGTTTCCAGAGCAACCGCATGGATGACCAACGCTGTTCAATACAGGATAAGGGCAGCAGGTTGTCATTGAATAGTGGTCCAGAGTCGCCTTCCACAGCTATCAGGAAAT CTAAATCTGAGTCTGGGAACGTCTCGGGAATCCCAGGCCGGCGGTTAGAGGAGTCATCGGCAGCAGGAGGAAGCCTGCCCGGCCTCAGACTGCATCAAAACAGCCACCAGGCGGTGCTTAGTCACCTGATGGCCAATGCAGACAACACTGAGCCTGACGACAACTTCTTCGATATGCTTGTCAAATGCCAG GGCTCCCGTTTGGACGACCAGCGCTgtgccccgcctcctcctccagtcCGAGGGCCCACTGTCCCAGACGAGGACTTCTTCAGCCTTATCATGCGCTCTCAGGCCAAACGGATGGATGAACAGCGTGTGACTCTGCCTTCAGCATCAAATGCTACAGCCAGGCCCGACTCCAACTAA